A single genomic interval of Hoplias malabaricus isolate fHopMal1 chromosome 7, fHopMal1.hap1, whole genome shotgun sequence harbors:
- the pla2g7 gene encoding platelet-activating factor acetylhydrolase isoform X1 produces the protein MCFTIQTPQVKKIYECILVTSGLTWKNLTSAVKMGNSPGHNNNLGIPSGKGPHQVGCSDLMVGHTVQGTFFRLYYPCQTSEGYEKPDWVPCREYFNGLSDFMKMNRTLSERIFNYLFGSYKIPAAWNASFKPGGKYPVIIFSHGLGAFRTLYSAICAELASQGFVVAAVEHRDESSSATFYYKEKSAAEQNSHSKRENFRPVSDDLEEQWMYYRVLKPGESEFPLRNKQVKQRAEECIRTLNLLIDINAGKSVTNVLQSDFDWTTLENSLDLCRIAVMGHSFGGATVIECLCKEVTFKCGIALDTWMFPLEEEIFPSVKQPIFFINSEKFQWAGNIIRMKKLDSALIPRKMITIKGTVHQSFPDFTFLTGNWIGKILKLKGEIDPHLAMDLCNHASLAFLQRHLSLEKNFNQWDHLIEGKDDNLIPGTNITIPLSSM, from the exons ATGTGTTTTACTATACAGACACCTCAGGTCAAGAAGATTTATGAGTGTATACTTGTAACATCAG GGCTGACGTGGAAGAACTTGACATCTGCTGTAAAAATGGGGAATTCACCTGGCCATAACAACAACCTGGGAATACCATCTGGAAAAGGTCCACACCAAGTGGGATGCTCAGATTTAATGGTGGGCCACACAGTACAG GGAACATTTTTCAGATTATACTATCCCTGCCAAACGTCTGAAGGGTACGAGAAGCCAGATTGGGTTCCATGCAGAGAATACTTCAACGGCCTTTCAGACTTCATGAAAATGAATAGAACGCTGAGTGAACGCATTTTTAACTACCTTTTTG GGTCCTACAAAATCCCAGCAGCCTGGAATGCATCTTTTAAGCCAGGCGGGAAATATCCAGTAATTATTTTCTCCCATGGGCTTGGAGCATTCAG GACATTGTACTCAGCTATATGTGCAGAGCTGGCCTCACAGGGCTTTGTTGTTGCTGCAGTGGAGCACAG gGATGAATCATCTTCTGCAACCTTCTACTACAAGGAGAAGAGTGCAGCAGAACAGAATTCCCATTCAAAACGTGAAAATTTTCGGCCTGTGTCTGATGACTTGGAGGAGCAATGGATGTACTACAGAGTGCTGAAACCAGGCGAGAGTGAATTTCCTCTAAGAAACAAGCAA gttaaacaaagagcagaggaaTGCATCCGCACTCTGAATCTTCTTATTGACATCAATGCAGGAAAATCTGTGACAAATGTCTTACAGTCAGACTTTGACTGGACAACATTAGag AATTCTTTGGACTTATGTAGAATAGCAGTTATGGGTCATTCCTTTGGTGGGGCCACAGTGATAGAGTGTCTGTGCAAAGAAGTCACATTCAA GTGTGGCATTGCACTGGATACCTGGATGTTTCCCCTTGAAGAGGAAATCTTTCCAAGTGTGAAACAGCCTATATTTTTCATAAACTCTGAGAAATTTCAGTGGGCTGGGAATATCATTCGCATGAAGAAGCTAGACTCAGCATTGATCCCAAGAAAAATGATAACCATCAA GGGGACAGTTCATCAGAGTTTTCCTGATTTCACATTTTTAACTGGTAACTGGATTGGGAAGATCCTGAAGTTGAAGGGAGAAATTGATCCTCACTTAGCCATGGATCTTTGCAACCATGCTTCATTAGCATTCCTTCAGCGCCACTTAT CTCTAGAGAAAAATTTTAATCAGTGGGATCATTTAATCGAGGGAAAAGATGACAACCTGATTCCAGGCACTAATATCACCATACCTCTGTcatcaatgtaa
- the pla2g7 gene encoding platelet-activating factor acetylhydrolase isoform X2, whose product MCFTIQTPQVKKIYECILVTSGLTWKNLTSAVKMGNSPGHNNNLGIPSGKGPHQVGCSDLMVGHTVQGTFFRLYYPCQTSEGYEKPDWVPCREYFNGLSDFMKMNRTLSERIFNYLFGSYKIPAAWNASFKPGGKYPVIIFSHGLGAFRTLYSAICAELASQGFVVAAVEHRDESSSATFYYKEKSAAEQNSHSKRENFRPVSDDLEEQWMYYRVLKPGESEFPLRNKQVKQRAEECIRTLNLLIDINAGKSVTNVLQSDFDWTTLENSLDLCRIAVMGHSFGGATVIECLCKEVTFKGTVHQSFPDFTFLTGNWIGKILKLKGEIDPHLAMDLCNHASLAFLQRHLSLEKNFNQWDHLIEGKDDNLIPGTNITIPLSSM is encoded by the exons ATGTGTTTTACTATACAGACACCTCAGGTCAAGAAGATTTATGAGTGTATACTTGTAACATCAG GGCTGACGTGGAAGAACTTGACATCTGCTGTAAAAATGGGGAATTCACCTGGCCATAACAACAACCTGGGAATACCATCTGGAAAAGGTCCACACCAAGTGGGATGCTCAGATTTAATGGTGGGCCACACAGTACAG GGAACATTTTTCAGATTATACTATCCCTGCCAAACGTCTGAAGGGTACGAGAAGCCAGATTGGGTTCCATGCAGAGAATACTTCAACGGCCTTTCAGACTTCATGAAAATGAATAGAACGCTGAGTGAACGCATTTTTAACTACCTTTTTG GGTCCTACAAAATCCCAGCAGCCTGGAATGCATCTTTTAAGCCAGGCGGGAAATATCCAGTAATTATTTTCTCCCATGGGCTTGGAGCATTCAG GACATTGTACTCAGCTATATGTGCAGAGCTGGCCTCACAGGGCTTTGTTGTTGCTGCAGTGGAGCACAG gGATGAATCATCTTCTGCAACCTTCTACTACAAGGAGAAGAGTGCAGCAGAACAGAATTCCCATTCAAAACGTGAAAATTTTCGGCCTGTGTCTGATGACTTGGAGGAGCAATGGATGTACTACAGAGTGCTGAAACCAGGCGAGAGTGAATTTCCTCTAAGAAACAAGCAA gttaaacaaagagcagaggaaTGCATCCGCACTCTGAATCTTCTTATTGACATCAATGCAGGAAAATCTGTGACAAATGTCTTACAGTCAGACTTTGACTGGACAACATTAGag AATTCTTTGGACTTATGTAGAATAGCAGTTATGGGTCATTCCTTTGGTGGGGCCACAGTGATAGAGTGTCTGTGCAAAGAAGTCACATTCAA GGGGACAGTTCATCAGAGTTTTCCTGATTTCACATTTTTAACTGGTAACTGGATTGGGAAGATCCTGAAGTTGAAGGGAGAAATTGATCCTCACTTAGCCATGGATCTTTGCAACCATGCTTCATTAGCATTCCTTCAGCGCCACTTAT CTCTAGAGAAAAATTTTAATCAGTGGGATCATTTAATCGAGGGAAAAGATGACAACCTGATTCCAGGCACTAATATCACCATACCTCTGTcatcaatgtaa